One part of the Arthrobacter tumbae genome encodes these proteins:
- a CDS encoding FAD-binding protein, which yields MANDAGTNWAGNLAYGASILHEPTSVDEVRRIIAGASSIRALGSRHSFNGIADGTAELLSTAALTGPVTVDRDRSTVTVGAGIRYGELARELEREGFALANLASLPHISVGGAVATGTHGSGKRNRSLAAAVVGLELVSGSGEVARFSAGDPDFEGAVINLGALGIVTSLELTIEPAFEVEQTVYERLPLENLLQDFDGVTGAAYSVSVFTTWRDPDVADSVWVKRRPGRDAPLEETLFGAAAADDERHPLPGLPAIGCTPQLGVAGPWYNRLPHFKLDFTPSNGVELQSEYLVPREHAVDAIRAVRELSAEIVPLLQVNEIRTVAADDLWLSSSYGTDAVGLHFTWVQDQPAVEALLPTLEAALEPFSARPHWGKVFTAEAHDFDRLYPRLEDFRILAKRLDPEGIFANPFTASVMGR from the coding sequence ATGGCGAACGACGCCGGCACCAACTGGGCGGGGAACCTCGCCTATGGAGCTTCCATCCTGCATGAGCCGACGTCGGTGGACGAGGTGCGCCGGATCATCGCCGGTGCGTCATCCATCCGTGCACTGGGTTCACGGCACTCCTTCAATGGCATCGCCGACGGGACGGCTGAGCTGCTGTCGACGGCGGCTCTGACCGGTCCGGTGACGGTCGACCGGGACCGCTCGACCGTGACTGTCGGTGCGGGGATCCGCTACGGAGAGCTGGCGCGGGAACTGGAACGGGAAGGCTTTGCGCTGGCGAATCTTGCGTCCTTGCCGCACATCTCGGTGGGAGGGGCTGTGGCTACGGGGACCCACGGGTCAGGCAAGCGGAACCGCAGTCTGGCTGCCGCCGTCGTCGGGCTGGAGCTGGTGAGCGGCAGCGGCGAGGTGGCGCGCTTCTCCGCTGGAGATCCGGACTTCGAGGGTGCGGTGATCAACCTCGGGGCGCTGGGTATTGTGACCAGTCTGGAGCTGACAATCGAGCCGGCTTTCGAGGTTGAGCAGACGGTTTACGAGCGGCTTCCGCTGGAGAACCTGCTGCAGGATTTCGACGGCGTGACCGGCGCCGCATACAGCGTCAGCGTCTTCACCACCTGGCGGGATCCGGACGTGGCCGACTCGGTATGGGTGAAGCGCCGCCCCGGTCGGGATGCGCCCCTTGAGGAGACTCTGTTCGGCGCGGCGGCTGCGGATGATGAGCGCCACCCGCTGCCCGGGCTGCCGGCCATTGGCTGCACTCCGCAGTTGGGTGTGGCCGGTCCCTGGTACAACCGGCTGCCTCACTTCAAGCTGGACTTCACACCGAGCAACGGCGTGGAGCTTCAGTCCGAATACCTGGTTCCCCGCGAGCACGCCGTTGACGCCATTCGTGCCGTCCGGGAGCTCAGCGCGGAAATTGTGCCGCTCCTGCAGGTGAATGAGATTCGGACCGTTGCCGCGGACGACCTGTGGCTCAGCTCAAGCTACGGGACCGATGCCGTGGGGCTGCACTTCACCTGGGTCCAGGACCAGCCTGCCGTCGAGGCACTGTTGCCCACCCTCGAGGCCGCACTGGAACCGTTCTCGGCGAGGCCCCACTGGGGAAAAGTGTTTACTGCCGAAGCGCACGACTTCGACCGCCTGTATCCACGGCTCGAGGACTTCCGGATCCTGGCTAAACGGTTGGACCCCGAAGGGATATTCGCTAACCCGTTCACCGCAAGCGTTATGGGCCGCTGA